One genomic region from Equus asinus isolate D_3611 breed Donkey chromosome 10, EquAss-T2T_v2, whole genome shotgun sequence encodes:
- the LOC106831787 gene encoding cylicin-2-like: MATPRFQKASFGTSGNYIPVSELNRKSWNQQYFTLAFPKPPRPGKKRRSMPSQIRENKIPEYDAGKLRGVHRRPLWMHRSLMTISEQPSAYLAVRTQPSSKSAGLPKKDAEAAGVGTPLSTAIDKKDREDKAEKKDKSDSEAESTALQEVKKKDLKKDKGIETGTKGEKDIEKPDAKKGKSSKKGKESATESEDEKKDEKKDAKKDKGTKKGKESSTESEDEKIDAKKDAKKDKGAKKGKESATESEDEKKDAKKDSKKDKGTKKGKESATESEDEKKDAKKDAKKDKDAKKGKGSPTESEAEKKDEKKDSKKDKGSKKGKGSSPESEGDKTDAKKDKDEKKDKKKASEKGDEAKDKKNAKEKGDKKDKKDDKKAAKADSKSKEDVSKDTATESADAKKDAKKDAKKDAKKEAKKEAKKEAKKGK, translated from the exons TCAGtgaattaaacagaaaatcatgGAATCAGCAATACTTTACTCTGGCATTTCCCAAACCACCACggccaggaaaaaaaaggagatcaATGCCTTCCCAAATAcgagaaaataaaattcct GAATATGATGCAGGCAAATTAAGAGGAGTTCATAGACGACCATTATGGATGCACCGTTCTTTAATGACAATTTCCGAACAACCATCTGCTTATTTAGCTGTCAGGACTCAGCCTTCATCTAAATCAGCTGGTCTGCCAAAGAAAGATGCTGAAGCAGCTGGTGTAGGGACGCCCTTATCTACAGCAATAGAtaagaaagatagagaagacaaggCAGAAAAGAAGGACAAATCAGATTCAGAAGCAGAATCTACAGCTTTACAGGaggtaaaaaagaaagatttaaagaaagaCAAGGGTATAGAAACAGGAACTAAAGGtgaaaaagacattgaaaaacCAGATGCCAAAAAAGGTAAAAGTTCAAAGAAGGGCAAAGAGTCAGCTACAGAATCTGAGgatgagaaaaaagatgaaaagaaagatgCCAAAAAAGATAAAGGTACAAAGAAGGGCAAAGAGTCATCTACAGAATCTGAGGATGagaaaatagatgcaaagaaagatgCCAAAAAAGATAAAGGTGCAAAGAAGGGCAAAGAGTCAGCTACAGAATCTGAGGATGAgaaaaaagatgcaaagaaagaTTCCAAAAAAGATAAAGGTACAAAGAAGGGCAAAGAGTCAGCTACAGAATCTGAGGATGAGAAAAAGGATGCAAAGAAAGAtgccaaaaaagataaagatgcaaAGAAGGGTAAGGGGTCACCTACAGAATCTGAAGctgaaaaaaaggatgaaaagaaagattCCAAAAAAGATAAAGGGTCAAAGAAGGGAAAGGGGTCATCTCCAGAATCTGAAGGTGATAAAACAGATGCAAAGAAGGATAAGgatgagaaaaaagacaaaaagaaagccaGTGAGAAGGGTGATGAAGCAAAGGacaagaaaaatgcaaaggaGAAGGGGGATAAAAAGGATAAGAAAGATGACAAGAAGGCCGCTAAGGCAGATAGCAAATCAAAGGAAGATGTCTCAAAAGATACTGCCACAGAATCTGCTGATGCAAAGAAGGATGCAAAGAAGGATGCAAAGAAAGATGCAAAGAAGGAGGCAAAGAAGGAGGCAAAGAAGGAGGCAAAGAAGGGCAAGTAG